CACACGACCTGCGGTCTTTCTCCCTCTGGATATCCCTCACTGCGGCGGTATGCCTTGTCCTTTTCTTTTTCAAGAATTTCAGGGTGCCGAAAAACCTTTTCGCCATTCTTTTCCTTTTTTCTCTTTCCACTATTCTGGCTATAATGGCCCATTCAGGGGTGGTAGACAGGGTCAACACTGCCAAGAAACTGGCCCTGGCGGCGTTGGAGGAGAAGGTCCGGCCGGACTTCATAATCAATTACTCCGCACTGGACCTGACCGTTCCCTTCTACCTCGGAAGGCCCATCAGGATCGCATCATACGCGGGCGAGCTTGCCATGGGCGCGAAATATGACGATGCCAGGGAAGTGTTCATGGATGAAGAGGAGTTCTTTCGCCTTGTCGGCTCCGGGAAAAAGGTCCTCTTTATCACAAAGTTCAAGAGGATAGAAGACCTGGAGGAGCGTTTTCCCGGACGCCTGAGGACACGCGTCTGTCAGAACGACCGCTGTCTCATTGCCAACTATTGACGGGTGAGGTCGCACAGCCCCATAATGTTTCCCGATTATCCCATGAGCAAAGACACAACCCCCGCGGTGCTCAGGCTATTTCAGGCCATCCTCGTTCTGCTCGTGCTCCTGTGCCCTTGCTCTCCTCCGGCTGCCCGCGCAGATGCCACGCAGAGTCTTGAGGACGATCTCGAGACGATCCTCGACGACCCCGCACTCAGTTCCGCCCACATGGGGATCGTCATCGACTCTCTGACCACAGGGGAAAGGATCTTCAAATACAATGCCGGCAAGCTATTTGTGCCCGCATCCAATATGAAGCTTTTCACCACGGCGGCAGCCCTCCTCGCCCTATCACCCGATTTCCGGTACGAGACAAGGCTCGCAACGAATGGTTCGGTAGCTTCGGGTGTGCTTCACGGCGATCTCATCATAGAGGGGTCGGGCGATCCCACGATATCGGGATACTTCTATGGCGGCGATGTGCTCCACGTATTCCGGGTGTGGTCGAAAAGGTTGAGGGAAATGGGCATTAGGGAGATCCGCGGCGATCTTGTCATCGACAACTCGGGCTTCTCGGGACCGCCCCGCGAGACCGGCTGGGACTCAGATGCGACAAGCTGCTTCTGTGCCCCCAGGGACGCCTTTACATACAACAACAACTGCATACAGCTTGATATAACCCCGGCCGTCAAACCGGGGAAAGAGGCGCGCCTGGTCATGGAACCGGTCACGGACTATGTCCGCCTCGTCAATCGTCTCGAGGGCAGGAAGGACACGGGCCGTGACACCATCAACCTTGAGTACACGACGCCGAGGACCCTGTCGATAGCCGGCTCCATCGGTCCGGGCAGCCAGATGATGACCCATTACGTAGCTGTGAACCATCCGGCCCACTTCGGAGGCTTTGTCTTCAAGGAAACCCTTGCGGCCGCCGGGATCGGCATGAAAGGACAGATCCTCTGCGCCCGCAATTGTCCTAAAACCGTGGACATATCGGCAAGAAAAATGAAGGGCGTCTGGAAAACAGTTGCCATCCACCATTCTCCCCGGCTTTCCGAGATCATCAAGGTGGTCAACAAACTCAGCAACAACCTCTATGCGGAGTTGCTTCTCCTTGCGGTGGGCAGGACGACGGGTGCCACGCGGACCGAAGGGTCCGCCGCGGCGGCCCTTGTCATCCTAAGCAATGCCGGCATCGATACAACCGGGGTTGTCATGGCCGACGGGTCCGGCCTCTCCCGGCATAACCTCGTTACGCCCGACAGTGTCGCTCAGGTACTGAGAATCATGGCACAGGGTCCCCACGCTTCATATTTCTTCGAATCCCTTCCCATCATGAGCGTGGACGGCACCCTCGGCAACAGGCTCAAAGGTTCTCGTGCCGCAGACAGGATACGTGCAAAAACAGGGACGATGACACACATAAGAAGCCTGTCGGGATACGTGACGACGAGGAATGGCGAAAGGCTTGTCTTTTCCATCTTCTCGAACAATCATACCGCAATGTCCGCTGTGGACACGATGACGGACAGAGTCGTCCTCAAGCTCCTCGATCATCATTCACCAGAACAATAAGCGGCCGCTACCTGATTATTCTCCTGCGCATCAATTTGAAAGGAAGAGGGGAGAGGATAATGACGACGACGATTATCCACACTGCGCCCTCCACCGCATTGCCGGGAGATCCGGCGGCAAGGGCCCTGCAAATATTGGTCAGGTGGTAAAGGGGTGTGAACCAGGCCACCTTACCCACAATGGCGGGAAGGTTTTCGAGGGGAAAGAAGATCCCCGAAAGGAGGAACATGGGAGACAGAAAAAGTGTGTAAAAGTAATTCAAGGAATCGACACCCGGAACCAGGGCCACGCATACGAGGGAGATCTCTGCGAAGATGAGGCCGCTCATGAACAGAACGGGGACGACAAGAACGATGAGGAAGGAATCGACGAGATGAAAAACGCTTATCGTGGCGATAATGATGATGCCGTAGAGGACGCTTTTCGTAGCCCCCCATATGAGCTCGCCCGCTATGAGGTCGTCTATGTTGACAGGCGTCGCAAGGATGGCGTCAAATGTCTTCTGATAGAATATCCTGACATAGGTGGCGTAGGTGCATTCGTAGACCGTTGCGAACATCGATGAGGAGGCTATGATGCCCGGCGCTATAAAATTGATGTAAGGCCTCCCCTGAACCTCGGTGATATATCCCCCGAGACCGAAACCGAAGGCGACGAGGTAGAGGAGGGGTTCGACAAAGTTAAGGGCGATGCTGGACATGTAAAGCTTCCTGTAGACCGTGAAATGCCTCTGCCACACCCGAAGGGCCCGCTTAATTTTCAAGCTTCCTCCCCGCAAGCTTCAGATAGACCGCTTCCAGATTTCCTCCATGTTCTTCCATGAGGTCTTTGGGCGAAGCGATAACGATGATCTTCCCCCTGTCCATGATGGCGACGCGGTCGCAAAGCCTCTCGGCCTCCTCCATGTAGTGCGTCGTCAAGAGGAGGGTCTTGCCCTGCCGCTTCAGACCTTCCAGCCTCCTCCAGACCATCTGCCTGCTGTGGGGGTCAAGGCCCGTCGTCGGCTCATCGAGTATGATGACGTCGGGATCGTTCACGATGGACCTGACGAGAAGGAGGCTCCTTTTCATACCCCCCGACAGGCTCCTGATACTGGCCTTCATCTTCTCCATGAGACCCACGGAGGCAAGAAGCTCCTTCGCCAGGGGCACGGTCTTCCTTTTCGGCATGTCGAAGTACCTGCCGTAAACGACAAGATTCTGGATGACGGAAAGGTCGGGGTCGAGACTGTCGTCCTGGGGCATCACCCCCATGCGCGACTTGATAAGACTCGGATCCTTCGTGACGTCATACCCGAGGATCCTGACCTGACCTCCCGTCGGCGGAAGGAAGCAGTGGAGGATGCGCATGATCGTCGTCTTGCCGGCCCCGTTGGGCCCCAGAAAGCCGAAACACTCCCCCGAATGGATGGAAAAGCTGACGCTGTCGACAGCCCTGAACCCATCATAATCCTTCGTCAGATTCCTGGCGGTAATGATCTCCATGAATGATGTAATGATAGCAGAAAACAATGCGGGAAAGAAATAGGAGACAACTCGTCATACGAAGCGCCTAATGGGATTACGCGCCTGCAACAAACCCACAGATCCCATGAGATGTCTGAAAAGACCAAATGCTCGCTATCTTACTTCGGGGCTGCCGTTCTTCTCTCCGCGATCTCCGTTACAGGCAGGGTCGCGATGTCGGCAAAACGCTGGCGCCACGTGTCGTTTCCGTTGAGAAGGTCGTCGATGCGGGAAAAGACGTTTTCCACAAAGACTTCCCTCTCTTCCGACGTTTTCCTGATGCCATAGCGGATCGCTCTCTTATCGTCGTCACCCAGGTGGTTAATTACATTCTTCGTGGTCAGGACCGTGCCGAACCGGGCAAGGTTAGATAATCTCGATGCATAGTTGATCGTGTCACCCAGGGCGGTAAATTCAATATTCGTCGAGGACGGTGTCGTGGTGCTGAAGTATTCCTGCCCCTCGTTTATGCCTATGTTGAGGTAAAGGTCGTTGAGCCATCTCTTCCGAACCTTCCACTCGTTGGAAAAATCCGCCATCCTCCCCCGTATCGCCAGCGCGCAGTTGATCGAGTTCATGAGATAATCGGGGTCCTGCTTCTTCAGGAAATAGTAGACCACGCCATCGCCTATCCTCTTGCCATATATCCCGTTGAAACGCCTGAAGGATTCTTCCAGTATCCTCCACATGCTGTTTATAAGCTCGAAGTATTCCTCGGGAGGCAGCTCTGCGCATATGCGAACAGAGTTCTGCAGATCGGCGACAAGCACACTGAAGGAAACGAGGGTGGGCAAACGCTGCTGCAGCAGATCGCGTACGACAGTCTCGCGGTTGGACAGGAATTCGGTAATGCTTTTTTGAGCCCTGTCCGCCCGGACATAGAGAAAGAACATTCCCTCGCGAAAAAACGTTGTGTATACAAAATACTCTTCCCGGGATCCGGCGTGTCCTTCAATGTCGACGCGATGGCCGTAAATCTTCTCCGAGGGCATCTTTTCAGCACGGTCATAGGCCCCCTCCAGATACTCTGTTTCCCTGCCGGACATACCCGTATAAAGCTGACCGAGCTGCCCCCTGTCCATTTTTACCTTGTAGAACGCCATGTGGTAACTGAGGAAGTCCTCCCAGTTCCTGACAAAATGACTGAACTCCCAGCTCAGGAAAAGCCGGAAAACATTTCTGAACTCGACATCCCTTATCGACCTGATCGGCTTGCCGAATATGCTCTGTTCCGCGGCCTCGTTGATCCACTCGATCTCGAACTGATAGTTCAGGAGATACGCCGGTGTGGTGATCTCATCGAGGGTGAGCCGCAGCCCCCCATCCGATATCTCGACGGGTGCAGCCTGCGCGATGGAGCTGCGACGCTCAGGCCCGCCGTAAACGGGCTCTCCGGAGGGCACCCCCACCTCCCTGGCGATAACTTCCATGGGTTTGCCTTGTCCCTTTAGCTTTTTTATCTCGCTGATAGTGTCTAAGGCAGTTTCCGGGAAATAGCCGATCTTCTTCGTCCCTCTCTGGCTTTCCACCGGGCTCTTCACAACCGGCCTCGGGATAATGCCGAGCTTGATATAGTTGTTGAGGGTTGCCCTCGATATCGCCGACTTATGTAAAAGCTCCTTACTGTCTATCCATTTGCGACTGTTCGATTCGCCCATCCCTTTTCACCCCGTTTACAGCGTAGTTTCACCAATATTTTACATATTTATACAGTATAAGTCGCTTGTCAAGAGAATAATTGGACAGTATAACTGGAAGCAGTCTGCCTTTCTCGTTTAAGGGGGCAAGAAACGGGGCTTGTTGCGGGGCTTGCCGGTCTCAGGGTTCGATCACGACAAGATCACAAGCCAGTGAAAGGAAGCTCCTTTTTCTGGAGACTGAGACATGAAACCTGAAACTGTCTCTCATCCGTACCGGTACTGTACGCCGCATTCGCCCTTGGGATAATTCCATTGGATGGCGCCTTCCCTGCAGGCTATCATGCAGGTGCCGCATTCCAGGCAGCCGGCGTATTCGACAACTATCTCATCGTCCTCTTCGTTGAATGTATAGAGATGGCCCGGACAGATCGTCAGGCAGTATCTGGCCGTGCATTTCGACCTGCAGATATCATGGTTTATAAGAATATGGCTTTCCCTGTCCGTCTTGAAGGCATCAAGGGCCAGCTTTTCATCTATCTTCATGTCGCTTCACCTCAGATGTTCTTTATGCGGTAGAGTTCGAGCAGCCGCCTTATGCTCAACGCACCCGATGACCTCAATCCGTTCCACAGCGCCTTTCCCAAAGGTCCCTTGGGGTTTTCGTCAAACCACATGATCCTCTCGAGAAGACCGGGGAAGGTTTCGGGGTAGTAAGAGAAAAACGATTCATTTTCAAGATAGCCCGGCATGTCCCTGCATGCCTCAAGATCTTTCATGACAAAGCCCTCCCTGAGCCGTTTTTCGTAGCCTGAGAGACCTTTTTCCGAAAAGTCGCCGTATGCGTTCGCCTCGACGATGGCCTCGGCGGCTGCTATGCCGGAGGCGATGGCAAATTCCATCCCTCGCACCGTCACACCCATATTCAAGGCAAGACCCGCGGCATCACCGGCAAGGAGAATGCCGTTGCCGCAGAGTTTTCCAATGGCCTTATAGCCTCCCTCGGGAATGACGTGTGCGGAATACTCGACGATCCTCGCCCCCTCGAGGATCCTGCGCATCTCGTAGCGTTCTTTGAACATTTCGAGGAGGGTCGGGGCATCTATCGCGGGGGCCCTTTCCATCATCGCGTTGATGCCCGCCACGACCCCCAGGGAAAGGGTATCCCTGTTCGTATAGAGGAAACCGCCTCCGAAAATGCCCTTTGTCACGTCACCGAGAAAAAGATGGGCCACGCCTTCGCCGGCGGCGACGTTAAAGCGGTCATTTATCTTCTCTTCGGGCAGTTCGAGGACTTCCTTCATGGCGACGGCAAAACCCTTCGGCGTCATGGGGGGCCTTAATCCGGCCTTGCCGGCCATAAAAGAGAGAACGCCGTCCGCCGCCACGACGACACGGGCAGGGATCTCTTCCGCCCCCGATCTTATCCCGGCCGCGGCCCCGTTCTCCCACAAAAGGTCATCGACACGATACCTTGGAATGACAAAAACGCCTTTGGCCACAAGCCGCTCGGAGAGCCACCTGTCGAGACGGGCCCTGAGAACCGTATAGCTGTGGTCATCTTCCCTGAACCTGTCGGCTGTATGATCGAGGCTGATGGAGTTTCCGCCCCCCAGGAGACTCCAGCGTTCGCGGACAACCTTGCGCTCGAAGGGAGCACCGTCGAGCATATCCGACGCCATGGACCTTATCGGCTTCAGGTAAAGCCTGCCCCCCGTCACGTTCTTGCTGCCCGGAGAGTCACCACGCTCCACCACAACGACCTGCAGGCCGTGGCCGGCGAGGACGAATGCGCAGGATAGACCGGCGAGACCGGCGCCAACGATCACGACATCGATCTTGTCCATCGTCCCTACATCTCTTCCCGCGTCTTCTTCAGTTGGTCCCTCAAGGGGGGAAGGATTGCAAAAAGATCATCAACGATGCCGTAATCGGCATACTGAAATATGGGAGCGTTCGGGTCTTTGTTGATGGCAACAATAACCTTGGATGTGTCCATCCCCATGATGTGGTGAAGGGCGCCGGAAAGACCACAGCCGATGTACAGCTTTGGAGACACCGTTTTACCGCTCTTTCCGATCTGGTCATCGTATTCTCTCCATTTGCTGTCAATCACCGTTCTTGACGCACCCGTACGGCCGCCCATGAGGTCAGCTATTTCATCGAGCACTGCAAAATGCTCGGCAGACTTCATGCCCCTGCCTCCGCAGATGATGAAATCCGCCTCTTGAAGATCGACCTTCACGGAGCCGGTCTTTCCAGACGACAGGGTTTTCATAGCCGGGTTCCTGGTCCCGGCCGCCCCTTCCTCAATGATATCGCCCCTCTGGCCTGCATCAGCAACGGCAAAAGAATTGGGCCTGAAGGTGACAATGACCGTCGAATCCGAACTGGGCGCAAGCCATGAGATCACCTTGCCGCCAAAAAGAGGTTTCTTTATCTTTACCCCTTCTCCTCCGAGATCAACGCCGACTGCATCGGATACCATGGCCGCCTGAAGGCGCGCGGCCATTCTTGGAAACAGGTCCTTGCCCGTTACTGATGACGTGCCCAGAACGATCATGGGTTCGTACTTCCTCAATATCTCCTCAAGGGCCGACCCGTAGATGTCCCAACCGTAGTCCGCAAATGAACCGTTGTCCACAAGAATGGTCTTATCAGCATAGCGGCTTACGACATCGGCCGCCTCCTTCAACCCGGACCCCAGCATCACCGCAAGAAGCGTGGAAGAGAATTTTGAGGCCATGTCCCTGCCGACGGACAACAATTCGAGCGATGCCTTTCTCGGCATAGAGTCCCTGCATTCTATAAAGACCAAAACGTCCCTGGTCATGCGCAATCCTCCTCTTTACAGTACCTTAGCTTCATCTTTCAACGCCTTTACGAGGTTCTGCGCCTTCTCTTCGGGAGACGCACCGTCTATGATGCGAACCGCAGGGCGGCTCGCAGGCAGCTCGTAGGAAAGCACCGTGATCTTCGACGCCTCGCTGTCTATAGGGCCAAATGGTGTCTCGATGGCCGCGGGATCGACAATGGCTATCTCGGTCTTCATCGCTTTCATCACTCCCGTGATGAGAGGCACCCTGGGCTCATTAAGACCCTTCTGAGCGGTGAAAAGGGCCGGCAGCGAAACCTCCGACACCCTCCTGCCGCCTTCTATCTCGCTTACAACCTCGGCCGTGCCCGCATCCGTGACGCTGAGCCTCACCACATGGCTTACGTGAGGCAGCGCCAGGAATTCGGCCACCATGGGGCCTACATTGGCGCTTTCATCATCCATGGCCTGACGCCCGCAGAGTATGATATCAAATCCCTCTTTCCTTGCGAATCCGGCAAGAATGCGGGAAACGATAAGGGGATCGTCGGTCTCCCGGTTCGTGCTGTCGATGAGGAAAGCCCTGTCGGCACCCATGGCGATCGTCGTTCTCAAGGCCTCGACGGCCCTGCGTGGCGCGAAGGTGCACACCGCTATTTCCACGTCCTTCAACGACTCTTTGATCCGTATTGCCTCTTCAACGGCAAATTCGTCGAAGAAGTTCACAACATACTTATTCTCTATCTCGAGAGTCTTCTGATCGGAGCTTATGATGATCCGCGCCTCCGTATCAGCCACCTGTTTCATGAACACTAGGACCTTCACTTCTTCAGCCTCCTCTAATGTGTGGATTTGTACCGAAAACCACGAAAAACAACGAACTGCCGGGAGTCAAGCAAGATTCAAGTCATCTATACCAAGCTATAAGAAAACCCCTTGTTTGTTCTCAGTTTATCATCTGGATACGAGAAGATTTTGCATAAATTATTTTACCGGCGCCCCCTTTGTCAAGGAAAAATTGGCAAATGGAGAGACGGCAAATAACCAATAACCAAACGGGAGCAGACGCCGCAACTTTGTCCTGTTTCTCGTTTGGTCAATTGGTTACTGGTAAATTGGTCATTATCTTCTTCGTTGGTCATTATCTCCTGATATCACAGGTCCACAAAAGAGCGCAGGAGCTTCGCCCTCATCGGGTGCCTGAGCTTTTTCAAAGCCTTGGCCTCGATCTGCCTGATCCGTTCACGGGTGACCTCAAATACCTGTCCGACCTCTTCAAGGGTATGATCCTGCCTTTCCCCCAGTCCGAAACGCATCCTCACCACCCTTTCCTCCCTTGGTGAGAGCGTCGAAAGGATGGAGTTGAGGTTTGTCACGAGGTCTTCGTAAATGGCTGAATCCTGCGGTGTAAGCACATTCTTGTCCTCGATGAAATCCGCCAGATGCGTATCCTCGTCATCGTTTATGGGCGTTTCCAGAGAAATGGGCTCCTTTGTTATCCTCAGCACCCTCCTGACCTTTTCCGACGAAAATCCTATCCTGTCGGCTATCTCATCAGGATAGGGCTCCCTGCCGAGTTCCTGCACGAGGCCGCGGGACACCCTGATGATCTTGTTGATGGTCTCTATCATGTGGACGGGAATGCGTATGGTCCTTGCCTGATCGGCGATGGCACGCGTAATGGACTGGCGTATCCAC
This genomic interval from Syntrophorhabdaceae bacterium contains the following:
- the dacB gene encoding D-alanyl-D-alanine carboxypeptidase/D-alanyl-D-alanine-endopeptidase, translated to MSKDTTPAVLRLFQAILVLLVLLCPCSPPAARADATQSLEDDLETILDDPALSSAHMGIVIDSLTTGERIFKYNAGKLFVPASNMKLFTTAAALLALSPDFRYETRLATNGSVASGVLHGDLIIEGSGDPTISGYFYGGDVLHVFRVWSKRLREMGIREIRGDLVIDNSGFSGPPRETGWDSDATSCFCAPRDAFTYNNNCIQLDITPAVKPGKEARLVMEPVTDYVRLVNRLEGRKDTGRDTINLEYTTPRTLSIAGSIGPGSQMMTHYVAVNHPAHFGGFVFKETLAAAGIGMKGQILCARNCPKTVDISARKMKGVWKTVAIHHSPRLSEIIKVVNKLSNNLYAELLLLAVGRTTGATRTEGSAAAALVILSNAGIDTTGVVMADGSGLSRHNLVTPDSVAQVLRIMAQGPHASYFFESLPIMSVDGTLGNRLKGSRAADRIRAKTGTMTHIRSLSGYVTTRNGERLVFSIFSNNHTAMSAVDTMTDRVVLKLLDHHSPEQ
- a CDS encoding ABC transporter permease, whose protein sequence is MKIKRALRVWQRHFTVYRKLYMSSIALNFVEPLLYLVAFGFGLGGYITEVQGRPYINFIAPGIIASSSMFATVYECTYATYVRIFYQKTFDAILATPVNIDDLIAGELIWGATKSVLYGIIIIATISVFHLVDSFLIVLVVPVLFMSGLIFAEISLVCVALVPGVDSLNYFYTLFLSPMFLLSGIFFPLENLPAIVGKVAWFTPLYHLTNICRALAAGSPGNAVEGAVWIIVVVIILSPLPFKLMRRRIIR
- a CDS encoding ABC transporter ATP-binding protein, yielding MEIITARNLTKDYDGFRAVDSVSFSIHSGECFGFLGPNGAGKTTIMRILHCFLPPTGGQVRILGYDVTKDPSLIKSRMGVMPQDDSLDPDLSVIQNLVVYGRYFDMPKRKTVPLAKELLASVGLMEKMKASIRSLSGGMKRSLLLVRSIVNDPDVIILDEPTTGLDPHSRQMVWRRLEGLKRQGKTLLLTTHYMEEAERLCDRVAIMDRGKIIVIASPKDLMEEHGGNLEAVYLKLAGRKLEN
- a CDS encoding adenylate/guanylate cyclase domain-containing protein, with amino-acid sequence MGESNSRKWIDSKELLHKSAISRATLNNYIKLGIIPRPVVKSPVESQRGTKKIGYFPETALDTISEIKKLKGQGKPMEVIAREVGVPSGEPVYGGPERRSSIAQAAPVEISDGGLRLTLDEITTPAYLLNYQFEIEWINEAAEQSIFGKPIRSIRDVEFRNVFRLFLSWEFSHFVRNWEDFLSYHMAFYKVKMDRGQLGQLYTGMSGRETEYLEGAYDRAEKMPSEKIYGHRVDIEGHAGSREEYFVYTTFFREGMFFLYVRADRAQKSITEFLSNRETVVRDLLQQRLPTLVSFSVLVADLQNSVRICAELPPEEYFELINSMWRILEESFRRFNGIYGKRIGDGVVYYFLKKQDPDYLMNSINCALAIRGRMADFSNEWKVRKRWLNDLYLNIGINEGQEYFSTTTPSSTNIEFTALGDTINYASRLSNLARFGTVLTTKNVINHLGDDDKRAIRYGIRKTSEEREVFVENVFSRIDDLLNGNDTWRQRFADIATLPVTEIAERRTAAPK
- a CDS encoding 4Fe-4S dicluster domain-containing protein, whose amino-acid sequence is MKIDEKLALDAFKTDRESHILINHDICRSKCTARYCLTICPGHLYTFNEEDDEIVVEYAGCLECGTCMIACREGAIQWNYPKGECGVQYRYG
- a CDS encoding FAD-dependent oxidoreductase, giving the protein MDKIDVVIVGAGLAGLSCAFVLAGHGLQVVVVERGDSPGSKNVTGGRLYLKPIRSMASDMLDGAPFERKVVRERWSLLGGGNSISLDHTADRFREDDHSYTVLRARLDRWLSERLVAKGVFVIPRYRVDDLLWENGAAAGIRSGAEEIPARVVVAADGVLSFMAGKAGLRPPMTPKGFAVAMKEVLELPEEKINDRFNVAAGEGVAHLFLGDVTKGIFGGGFLYTNRDTLSLGVVAGINAMMERAPAIDAPTLLEMFKERYEMRRILEGARIVEYSAHVIPEGGYKAIGKLCGNGILLAGDAAGLALNMGVTVRGMEFAIASGIAAAEAIVEANAYGDFSEKGLSGYEKRLREGFVMKDLEACRDMPGYLENESFFSYYPETFPGLLERIMWFDENPKGPLGKALWNGLRSSGALSIRRLLELYRIKNI
- a CDS encoding electron transfer flavoprotein subunit alpha/FixB family protein, whose product is MTRDVLVFIECRDSMPRKASLELLSVGRDMASKFSSTLLAVMLGSGLKEAADVVSRYADKTILVDNGSFADYGWDIYGSALEEILRKYEPMIVLGTSSVTGKDLFPRMAARLQAAMVSDAVGVDLGGEGVKIKKPLFGGKVISWLAPSSDSTVIVTFRPNSFAVADAGQRGDIIEEGAAGTRNPAMKTLSSGKTGSVKVDLQEADFIICGGRGMKSAEHFAVLDEIADLMGGRTGASRTVIDSKWREYDDQIGKSGKTVSPKLYIGCGLSGALHHIMGMDTSKVIVAINKDPNAPIFQYADYGIVDDLFAILPPLRDQLKKTREEM
- a CDS encoding electron transfer flavoprotein subunit beta/FixA family protein, yielding MKVLVFMKQVADTEARIIISSDQKTLEIENKYVVNFFDEFAVEEAIRIKESLKDVEIAVCTFAPRRAVEALRTTIAMGADRAFLIDSTNRETDDPLIVSRILAGFARKEGFDIILCGRQAMDDESANVGPMVAEFLALPHVSHVVRLSVTDAGTAEVVSEIEGGRRVSEVSLPALFTAQKGLNEPRVPLITGVMKAMKTEIAIVDPAAIETPFGPIDSEASKITVLSYELPASRPAVRIIDGASPEEKAQNLVKALKDEAKVL